A stretch of the Coffea eugenioides isolate CCC68of unplaced genomic scaffold, Ceug_1.0 ScVebR1_345;HRSCAF=1005, whole genome shotgun sequence genome encodes the following:
- the LOC113757941 gene encoding L-type lectin-domain containing receptor kinase IV.1-like, translating into MSFNLATAILAYFLVHTAAGAAASDDAGFVYQGFQSSNLSLDGLAKIMSNGLLQITNTTKLETGHAFYPNPINFKSKSNSSALSFSTQFVFAIVPKVSGVTGPGMAFVIAPTRGLTRGPSTQFLGLFNRSTNGNQTNHVFAVELDTFQNQDFEDINDNHVGIDINSVSSKISRPASYQANNKNSFDNLTLCSGQQMQLWVEYDGVERRIDVTLAPIAAAKPHTPLLSLRYDLSPILQQTMYVGFSAASSPIEIGTSHYVLGWSFKMNGDAQALDLSRLPKLPRFGHKKVSKFLILGLPLICILMLLILTSGVAYYLRRKWKFAEVLEEWELAYGPHRFKYKDLYIATKGFREKEVLGEGGFGRVYKGVLPRNKVEVAVKKVSHQARQGMREFVAEIVSIGRLRHRNLVPFLGYCRREGELLLVYEFMSNGSLDKFLYNQPKYTLNWSQRLQVIKGVASGLFYLHEEWEQVVIHRDVKASNVLLDGELNGRLGDFGLARLYDHGTLPQSTHVAGSLGYLAPEHNRTGMATTSTDVYAFGAFLLEVACGRRPIEPRAEPAENIVLVDWVFSCWKTGNILLAVDPKLGTEYVKEEAELVLKLGMLCSHSEPKIRPSMRQVLLYLEGAVALPDLSPLAMGVSAVGLGFAHPAGFEDITSSFAYSTDKCFTHSVADSVLSGGR; encoded by the coding sequence ATGTCATTCAATCTAGCAACAGCAATCTTAGCCTATTTTCTGGTCCACACCGCCGCTGGTGCAGCAGCTTCTGATGATGCTGGTTTCGTCTATCAAGgatttcaatcatcaaatctaaGCCTGGATGGATTAGCCAAAATCATGAGCAATGGCCTCCTACAGATAACCAACACCACGAAATTAGAAACAGGGCATGCCTTCTATCCTAATCCCATCAATTTCAAGAGCAAATCTAACAGTTCGGCCCTCTCGTTTTCCACCCAATTTGTGTTTGCTATAGTACCCAAAGTCTCAGGAGTGACTGGTCCGGGAATGGCTTTCGTGATTGCACCAACAAGAGGCCTTACCAGAGGGCCTTCCACACAGTTCCTCGGCCTTTTCAATAGAAGCACCAATGGAAATCAAACAAATCACGTTTTTGCAGTGGAGCTTGACACTTTCCAAAACCAAGATTTTGAAGATATCAATGACAACCATGTTGGTATTGATATTAACTCTGTGAGCTCCAAGATATCCCGGCCAGCAAGTTACCAAGCTAATAACAAGAATTCATTTGACAACTTAACTCTTTGCAGCGGTCAACAGATGCAACTTTGGGTGGAATACGACGGGGTTGAGAGGAGAATCGATGTTACATTAGCTCCAATAGCGGCTGCTAAACCACATACTCCTCTTTTGTCTTTGAGATATGATCTTTCGCCAATTTTACAGCAAACCATGTATGTTGGCTTTTCTGCAGCCTCTAGCCCAATCGAAATAGGAACATCTCATTATGTACTTGGATGGAGCTTCAAGATGAATGGGGATGCGCAAGCTCTTGATCTCTCTCGGCTTCCCAAGCTGCCTCGGTTTGGACATAAGAAAGTCTCTAAATTTTTAATCTTGGGATTGCCCCTGATTTGCATACTTATGTTGTTAATACTAACATCTGGAGTAGCTTATTATCTGAGGAGGAAGTGGAAGTTTGCAGAAGTGCTGGAAGAATGGGAGCTTGCTTACGGACCTCACAGGTTCAAGTATAAAGATCTATACATTGCCACCAAGGGGTTCAGAGAAAAAGAGGTGTTGGGAGAAGGCGGATTTGGCAGGGTCTACAAAGGCGTTTTGCCAAGAAATAAGGTTGAGGTTGCCGTCAAGAAGGTCTCTCATCAAGCAAGACAGGGAATGAGAGAATTTGTTGCAGAAATAGTCAGTATTGGTCGCTTACGACATAGAAATTTAGTACCGTTCTTGGGTTATTGTCGGCGTGAAGGAGAGTTACTTTTGGTATATGAGTTCATGTCCAATGGTAGTCTAGATAAGTTTTTGTATAACCAACCCAAGTATACCCTCAACTGGAGCCAAAGACTGCAAGTCATCAAAGGTGTAGCGTCAGGATTATTCTATCTACATGAAGAATGGGAGCAAGTTGTGATCCACAGAGATGTAAAAGCCAGTAATGTACTGTTGGATGGTGAACTGAATGGAAGATTAGGAGATTTCGGCCTGGCAAGGCTATACGATCATGGGACACTCCCTCAAAGCACCCATGTAGCAGGATCTCTTGGCTATCTTGCCCCGGAGCATAATAGGACTGGGATGGCCACAACAAGCACTGATGTATATGCTTTCGGGGCCTTTTTGCTAGAGGTTGCCTGTGGAAGAAGGCCAATAGAACCCCGAGCTGAACCAGCAGAGAATATCGTTTTGGTAGATTGGGTATTTTCGTGTTGGAAAACAGGCAATATTCTCCTAGCAGTTGATCCAAAGTTGGGCACTGAGTATGTGAAAGAGGAAGCCGAATTGGTGTTGAAATTGGGCATGTTATGCTCTCATTCAGAGCCTAAGATTAGGCCAAGTATGAGGCAAGTTCTGCTGTACTTGGAGGGGGCAGTTGCCCTGCCAGATTTATCACCACTGGCCATGGGCGTTTCTGCTGTTGGTCTTGGCTTCGCCCATCCTGCTGGCTTTGAAGATATTACATCGTCATTTGCATATTCCACAGACAAATGTTTCACACATTCTGTAGCAGACTCTGTTCTCTCTGGTGGTCGGTAA